A single genomic interval of Musa acuminata AAA Group cultivar baxijiao chromosome BXJ3-4, Cavendish_Baxijiao_AAA, whole genome shotgun sequence harbors:
- the LOC135635316 gene encoding probable LRR receptor-like serine/threonine-protein kinase At1g53430 isoform X5, with amino-acid sequence MKGASSSSRCSNAFGLVIILSLLIALSSLRELGCEAQQLDPKEVNALKVIASKLKKDWNFSVDPCSGTEGWIEPSSFIYVVSNLTCTCSPTINVCHVTSIMLKGQNLTGVLPDEFANLTSLQVLDLTRNYLNGSIPVAWASLPLTTLSLLGNRISGKIPDEIGNIITLEELTFDCNQLEGLIPASLGNLINLSRFHLSANNLTGELPDSLGKLTNLTEFTIDGNSISGKIPSFIGNWTKLQRLDMQGTLMEGPFPPTISNLTSIQQLRVSDLRGGLGTFPALQNMNKMERLVLRNLSISGELPDFIAEMPAIKTLDVSFNNLSGPIPSSYNILLRSINYMYLTSNMLNGTIPEWIFGSDKNLDLSYNTFTGSPISSNCQRGKVNLVSSYSSTHNNSVKSCLRRNLPCSEKARNCNLFINCGGEKAIVDGNEFEADTNPLGPAQYDYTEKWAYSSTGDFADTRDQKYIAKNASLLNMTNSELYMTARLSPLSLKYYGLCLQEGNYEVKLHFAEIMFTDDQNYSSLGQRIFDVSIQGKKVLRDYNIAKEANGTGKEKIEVFSDTYVDADGTLEIHFQWAGKGTHSIPYKSVYGPLISAISVTPNFSLDQCTEASLQKLSTGAILGIVSAACVVIVLIIFLILSRSRRKNPDHNELRGLELVTGYFSHKQIKAATKNFDIANKIGEGGFGPVYKGVLPDGTLIAVKQLSSKSKQGNREFVNEIGMISALQHPNLVKLYGCCIEGNQLLLIYEYMENNSLASALFGPKQNQLRLDWKTRCNICLGVARGLAYLHEESRLKIVHRDIKATNILLDKNFNAKISDFGLAKLDEEENTHISTRIAGTRRGSMQMHNFEHESVTHPST; translated from the exons ATGAAAGGAGCATCATCGTCTTCACGCTGCTCCAACGCTTTCGGCCTCGTCATCATCCTCTCGCTGCTGATCGCCCTGAGCTCGCTTCGAGAACTCGGATGCGAGGCGCAGCAGCTGGATCCGAAAGAAG TTAATGCGCTGAAAGTGATTGCCTCCAAGTTGAAGAAGGACTGGAACTTTTCAGTGGATCCATGTAGTGGAACTGAAGGATGGATTGAACCCTCTTCCTTCATTTATGTTGTCAGCAATCTCACGTGCACCTGCAGCCCCACCATCAATGTTTGTCATGTCACAAGCAT AATGCTAAAGGGTCAGAACTTAACTGGAGTCCTACCAGACGAATTTGCCAATCTTACCTCCTTACAAGTCTT AGATCTGACACGCAACTATCTAAACGGATCCATTCCAGTTGCATGGGCTTCTCTTCCCTTGACTACCTT GTCACTTTTAGGAAATCGCATATCAGGGAAGATTCCAGACGAGATAGGGAACATCATTACCCTTGAAGAACT TACATTCGATTGCAATCAGCTAGAAGGTCTGATACCTGCATCCCTTGGTAACCTCATCAACTTAAGTCGCTT TCATCTTTCTGCAAACAACCTGACTGGGGAGTTGCCAGATTCACTTGGCAAACTAACAAACCTAACAGAATT CACAATAGATGGGAATTCAATATCTGGCAAGATTCCAAGCTTCATTGGTAACTGGACAAAGCTTCAAAGACT AGACATGCAAGGAACATTGATGGAGGGGCCTTTTCCTCCCACCATCTCAAATTTGACTTCTATTCAACAATT GAGAGTATCTGATCTGAGAGGTGGTCTTGGGACTTTTCCAGCACTACAAAATATGAACAAAATGGAAAGACT GGTTCTCCGGAACTTATCTATATCTGGTGAACTTCCTGATTTTATCGCAGAGATGCCTGCTATTAAAACCTT AGATGTGAGTTTTAACAACTTGAGCGGTCCAATTCCAAGCAGCTACAATATACTGCTGAGATCAATAAATTACAT GTACCTTACAAGTAATATGCTGAATGGAACAATACCAGAGTGGATCTTTGGAAGCGATAAGAATCT GGACCTTTCTTATAACACTTTCACAGGATCACCGATATCATCCAATTGTCAACGAGGCAAAGT GAATCTGGTTTCCAGTTATTCATCCACACATAATAACTC GGTCAAGTCATGTTTAAGGCGAAATCTCCCATGTTCTGAGAAGGCGAGAA ATTGCAACTTGTTTATAAATTGTGGAGGTGAGAAGGCAATTGTTGATGGCAATGAATTTGAAGCAGATACAAATCCGTTAGGACCTGCACAATATGACTATACTGAGAAATGGGCATACAGCTCCACGGGTGACTTTGCGGACACTCGTGATCAAAAATATATTGCTAAAAATGCATCATTATTGAACATGACCAATTCAGAGTTGTACATGACAGCTCGGCTCAGTCCTCTCTCCCTTAAATACTATGGCCTCTGCTTACAAGAGGGAAACTATGAAGTGAAGCTCCACTTTGCTGAAATAATGTTTACTGATGACCAAAATTATTCAAGCTTAGGACAACGTATATTTGATGTATCAATACAG GGAAAGAAGGTTTTGAGAGACTATAATATTGCAAAAGAAGCTAATGGAACTGGAAAGGAAAAAATTGAGGTCTTCAGTGATACCTATGTAGATGCAGATGGCACTTTGGAAATTCACTTCCAGTGGGCTGGGAAAGGGACACATTCCATACCATATAAAAGTGTTTATGGACCTCTTATATCAGCCATTTCTGTCACCCCAA ACTTCTCACTCGATCAGTGTACTGAAGCTTCTCTACAAAAATTATCTACTGGGGCTATTTTGGGAATTGTTTCTGCTGCTTGTGTTGTAATAGTGTTGATCATATTCCTAATTTTGTCTCGCTCAAGAAGAAAGAACCCGGATCATAATG AGCTTAGAGGCCTAGAGTTAGTTACTGGATACTTCAGTCATAAGCAAATCAAAGCTGCCACCAAAAACTTCGACATTGCAAACAAGATAGGCGAAGGAGGGTTTGGTCCTGTTTACAAG GGTGTGCTGCCAGATGGTACACTAATTGCTGTTAAACAGCTCTCTTCTAAGTCAAAGCAAGGGAATCGTGAATTTGTCAATGAGATAGGCATGATATCTGCATTACAGcacccaaatcttgtaaaactctaTGGATGTTGTATTGAAGGAAATCAACTATTGCTAATATATGAGTACATGGAAAACAACAGTCTTGCCAGTGCTCTGTTTG GTCCTAAACAAAATCAGCTGAGACTTGATTGGAAGACAAGGTGCAACATTTGCCTGGGTGTAGCAAGAGGCTTGGCATATCTCCATGAGGAATCAAGGTTAAAGATCGTTCACAGAGACATCAAAGCAACCAATATTCTgcttgataaaaattttaatgcaaAAATATCAGACTTTGGCTTGGCTAAACTTGACGAAGAAGAGAATACACATATCAGTACCAGAATAGCAGGAACAAG AAGAGGAAGCATGcagatgcataattttgagcatGAGTCGGTCACACACCCTTCTACGTGA
- the LOC135635316 gene encoding probable LRR receptor-like serine/threonine-protein kinase At1g53430 isoform X2, whose translation MKGASSSSRCSNAFGLVIILSLLIALSSLRELGCEAQQLDPKEVNALKVIASKLKKDWNFSVDPCSGTEGWIEPSSFIYVVSNLTCTCSPTINVCHVTSIMLKGQNLTGVLPDEFANLTSLQVLDLTRNYLNGSIPVAWASLPLTTLSLLGNRISGKIPDEIGNIITLEELTFDCNQLEGLIPASLGNLINLSRFHLSANNLTGELPDSLGKLTNLTEFTIDGNSISGKIPSFIGNWTKLQRLDMQGTLMEGPFPPTISNLTSIQQLRVSDLRGGLGTFPALQNMNKMERLVLRNLSISGELPDFIAEMPAIKTLDVSFNNLSGPIPSSYNILLRSINYMYLTSNMLNGTIPEWIFGSDKNLDLSYNTFTGSPISSNCQRGKVNLVSSYSSTHNNSVKSCLRRNLPCSEKARNCNLFINCGGEKAIVDGNEFEADTNPLGPAQYDYTEKWAYSSTARLSPLSLKYYGLCLQEGNYEVKLHFAEIMFTDDQNYSSLGQRIFDVSIQGKKVLRDYNIAKEANGTGKEKIEVFSDTYVDADGTLEIHFQWAGKGTHSIPYKSVYGPLISAISVTPNFSLDQCTEASLQKLSTGAILGIVSAACVVIVLIIFLILSRSRRKNPDHNELRGLELVTGYFSHKQIKAATKNFDIANKIGEGGFGPVYKGVLPDGTLIAVKQLSSKSKQGNREFVNEIGMISALQHPNLVKLYGCCIEGNQLLLIYEYMENNSLASALFGPKQNQLRLDWKTRCNICLGVARGLAYLHEESRLKIVHRDIKATNILLDKNFNAKISDFGLAKLDEEENTHISTRIAGTRGYMAPEYALRGYLTDKADVYSFGVVSLEIVSGICNTHYCQKKDLMFLLDWAYVLQEQGNLLELVDPVLGSEYSKEEALRILNLALACTNPSPTRRPMMSNVVSILDGRTAMDFPAMEQSASSSLDLRLRVPENIPSDGQSSMEILMAEEISKEESSLLSSVTMPRVTT comes from the exons ATGAAAGGAGCATCATCGTCTTCACGCTGCTCCAACGCTTTCGGCCTCGTCATCATCCTCTCGCTGCTGATCGCCCTGAGCTCGCTTCGAGAACTCGGATGCGAGGCGCAGCAGCTGGATCCGAAAGAAG TTAATGCGCTGAAAGTGATTGCCTCCAAGTTGAAGAAGGACTGGAACTTTTCAGTGGATCCATGTAGTGGAACTGAAGGATGGATTGAACCCTCTTCCTTCATTTATGTTGTCAGCAATCTCACGTGCACCTGCAGCCCCACCATCAATGTTTGTCATGTCACAAGCAT AATGCTAAAGGGTCAGAACTTAACTGGAGTCCTACCAGACGAATTTGCCAATCTTACCTCCTTACAAGTCTT AGATCTGACACGCAACTATCTAAACGGATCCATTCCAGTTGCATGGGCTTCTCTTCCCTTGACTACCTT GTCACTTTTAGGAAATCGCATATCAGGGAAGATTCCAGACGAGATAGGGAACATCATTACCCTTGAAGAACT TACATTCGATTGCAATCAGCTAGAAGGTCTGATACCTGCATCCCTTGGTAACCTCATCAACTTAAGTCGCTT TCATCTTTCTGCAAACAACCTGACTGGGGAGTTGCCAGATTCACTTGGCAAACTAACAAACCTAACAGAATT CACAATAGATGGGAATTCAATATCTGGCAAGATTCCAAGCTTCATTGGTAACTGGACAAAGCTTCAAAGACT AGACATGCAAGGAACATTGATGGAGGGGCCTTTTCCTCCCACCATCTCAAATTTGACTTCTATTCAACAATT GAGAGTATCTGATCTGAGAGGTGGTCTTGGGACTTTTCCAGCACTACAAAATATGAACAAAATGGAAAGACT GGTTCTCCGGAACTTATCTATATCTGGTGAACTTCCTGATTTTATCGCAGAGATGCCTGCTATTAAAACCTT AGATGTGAGTTTTAACAACTTGAGCGGTCCAATTCCAAGCAGCTACAATATACTGCTGAGATCAATAAATTACAT GTACCTTACAAGTAATATGCTGAATGGAACAATACCAGAGTGGATCTTTGGAAGCGATAAGAATCT GGACCTTTCTTATAACACTTTCACAGGATCACCGATATCATCCAATTGTCAACGAGGCAAAGT GAATCTGGTTTCCAGTTATTCATCCACACATAATAACTC GGTCAAGTCATGTTTAAGGCGAAATCTCCCATGTTCTGAGAAGGCGAGAA ATTGCAACTTGTTTATAAATTGTGGAGGTGAGAAGGCAATTGTTGATGGCAATGAATTTGAAGCAGATACAAATCCGTTAGGACCTGCACAATATGACTATACTGAGAAATGGGCATACAGCTCCACGG CTCGGCTCAGTCCTCTCTCCCTTAAATACTATGGCCTCTGCTTACAAGAGGGAAACTATGAAGTGAAGCTCCACTTTGCTGAAATAATGTTTACTGATGACCAAAATTATTCAAGCTTAGGACAACGTATATTTGATGTATCAATACAG GGAAAGAAGGTTTTGAGAGACTATAATATTGCAAAAGAAGCTAATGGAACTGGAAAGGAAAAAATTGAGGTCTTCAGTGATACCTATGTAGATGCAGATGGCACTTTGGAAATTCACTTCCAGTGGGCTGGGAAAGGGACACATTCCATACCATATAAAAGTGTTTATGGACCTCTTATATCAGCCATTTCTGTCACCCCAA ACTTCTCACTCGATCAGTGTACTGAAGCTTCTCTACAAAAATTATCTACTGGGGCTATTTTGGGAATTGTTTCTGCTGCTTGTGTTGTAATAGTGTTGATCATATTCCTAATTTTGTCTCGCTCAAGAAGAAAGAACCCGGATCATAATG AGCTTAGAGGCCTAGAGTTAGTTACTGGATACTTCAGTCATAAGCAAATCAAAGCTGCCACCAAAAACTTCGACATTGCAAACAAGATAGGCGAAGGAGGGTTTGGTCCTGTTTACAAG GGTGTGCTGCCAGATGGTACACTAATTGCTGTTAAACAGCTCTCTTCTAAGTCAAAGCAAGGGAATCGTGAATTTGTCAATGAGATAGGCATGATATCTGCATTACAGcacccaaatcttgtaaaactctaTGGATGTTGTATTGAAGGAAATCAACTATTGCTAATATATGAGTACATGGAAAACAACAGTCTTGCCAGTGCTCTGTTTG GTCCTAAACAAAATCAGCTGAGACTTGATTGGAAGACAAGGTGCAACATTTGCCTGGGTGTAGCAAGAGGCTTGGCATATCTCCATGAGGAATCAAGGTTAAAGATCGTTCACAGAGACATCAAAGCAACCAATATTCTgcttgataaaaattttaatgcaaAAATATCAGACTTTGGCTTGGCTAAACTTGACGAAGAAGAGAATACACATATCAGTACCAGAATAGCAGGAACAAG GGGATACATGGCTCCTGAATATGCATTGAGGGGTTATTTGACGGACAAAGCGGATGTGTATAGTTTTGGTGTGGTCTCGTTAGAAATTGTTAGTGGAATCTGCAACACACAttattgtcaaaagaaagaccTCATGTTTCTTCTTGACTGG GCTTATGTTCTCCAGGAGCAAGGAAACCTGCTTGAGCTTGTTGACCCAGTCCTGGGATCAGAGTACTCCAAGGAAGAGGCATTGCGGATTTTGAACTTGGCTCTTGCATGCACCAATCCATCGCCAACTCGAAGACCCATGATGTCCAATGTGGTGAGCATACTTGACGGCAGAACAGCGATGGATTTCCCAGCCATGGAACAGTCAGCCTCCAGTAGCCTGGATCTGAGATTGCGGGTGCCAGAGAACATCCCTTCCGATGGACAATCATCGATGGAAATCTTGATGGCCGAAGAGATTTCTAAAGAAGAGAGCAGTTTGCTCTCATCGGTAACCATGCCTCGTGTTACCACATAA
- the LOC135635316 gene encoding probable LRR receptor-like serine/threonine-protein kinase At1g53430 isoform X3 → MKGASSSSRCSNAFGLVIILSLLIALSSLRELGCEAQQLDPKEVNALKVIASKLKKDWNFSVDPCSGTEGWIEPSSFIYVVSNLTCTCSPTINVCHVTSIMLKGQNLTGVLPDEFANLTSLQVLDLTRNYLNGSIPVAWASLPLTTLSLLGNRISGKIPDEIGNIITLEELTFDCNQLEGLIPASLGNLINLSRFHLSANNLTGELPDSLGKLTNLTEFTIDGNSISGKIPSFIGNWTKLQRLDMQGTLMEGPFPPTISNLTSIQQLRVSDLRGGLGTFPALQNMNKMERLVLRNLSISGELPDFIAEMPAIKTLDVSFNNLSGPIPSSYNILLRSINYMYLTSNMLNGTIPEWIFGSDKNLDLSYNTFTGSPISSNCQRGKVNLVSSYSSTHNNSVKSCLRRNLPCSEKARNCNLFINCGGEKAIVDGNEFEADTNPLGPAQYDYTEKWAYSSTGDFADTRDQKYIAKNASLLNMTNSELYMTARLSPLSLKYYGLCLQEGNYEVKLHFAEIMFTDDQNYSSLGQRIFDVSIQGKKVLRDYNIAKEANGTGKEKIEVFSDTYVDADGTLEIHFQWAGKGTHSIPYKSVYGPLISAISVTPKLRGLELVTGYFSHKQIKAATKNFDIANKIGEGGFGPVYKGVLPDGTLIAVKQLSSKSKQGNREFVNEIGMISALQHPNLVKLYGCCIEGNQLLLIYEYMENNSLASALFGPKQNQLRLDWKTRCNICLGVARGLAYLHEESRLKIVHRDIKATNILLDKNFNAKISDFGLAKLDEEENTHISTRIAGTRGYMAPEYALRGYLTDKADVYSFGVVSLEIVSGICNTHYCQKKDLMFLLDWAYVLQEQGNLLELVDPVLGSEYSKEEALRILNLALACTNPSPTRRPMMSNVVSILDGRTAMDFPAMEQSASSSLDLRLRVPENIPSDGQSSMEILMAEEISKEESSLLSSVTMPRVTT, encoded by the exons ATGAAAGGAGCATCATCGTCTTCACGCTGCTCCAACGCTTTCGGCCTCGTCATCATCCTCTCGCTGCTGATCGCCCTGAGCTCGCTTCGAGAACTCGGATGCGAGGCGCAGCAGCTGGATCCGAAAGAAG TTAATGCGCTGAAAGTGATTGCCTCCAAGTTGAAGAAGGACTGGAACTTTTCAGTGGATCCATGTAGTGGAACTGAAGGATGGATTGAACCCTCTTCCTTCATTTATGTTGTCAGCAATCTCACGTGCACCTGCAGCCCCACCATCAATGTTTGTCATGTCACAAGCAT AATGCTAAAGGGTCAGAACTTAACTGGAGTCCTACCAGACGAATTTGCCAATCTTACCTCCTTACAAGTCTT AGATCTGACACGCAACTATCTAAACGGATCCATTCCAGTTGCATGGGCTTCTCTTCCCTTGACTACCTT GTCACTTTTAGGAAATCGCATATCAGGGAAGATTCCAGACGAGATAGGGAACATCATTACCCTTGAAGAACT TACATTCGATTGCAATCAGCTAGAAGGTCTGATACCTGCATCCCTTGGTAACCTCATCAACTTAAGTCGCTT TCATCTTTCTGCAAACAACCTGACTGGGGAGTTGCCAGATTCACTTGGCAAACTAACAAACCTAACAGAATT CACAATAGATGGGAATTCAATATCTGGCAAGATTCCAAGCTTCATTGGTAACTGGACAAAGCTTCAAAGACT AGACATGCAAGGAACATTGATGGAGGGGCCTTTTCCTCCCACCATCTCAAATTTGACTTCTATTCAACAATT GAGAGTATCTGATCTGAGAGGTGGTCTTGGGACTTTTCCAGCACTACAAAATATGAACAAAATGGAAAGACT GGTTCTCCGGAACTTATCTATATCTGGTGAACTTCCTGATTTTATCGCAGAGATGCCTGCTATTAAAACCTT AGATGTGAGTTTTAACAACTTGAGCGGTCCAATTCCAAGCAGCTACAATATACTGCTGAGATCAATAAATTACAT GTACCTTACAAGTAATATGCTGAATGGAACAATACCAGAGTGGATCTTTGGAAGCGATAAGAATCT GGACCTTTCTTATAACACTTTCACAGGATCACCGATATCATCCAATTGTCAACGAGGCAAAGT GAATCTGGTTTCCAGTTATTCATCCACACATAATAACTC GGTCAAGTCATGTTTAAGGCGAAATCTCCCATGTTCTGAGAAGGCGAGAA ATTGCAACTTGTTTATAAATTGTGGAGGTGAGAAGGCAATTGTTGATGGCAATGAATTTGAAGCAGATACAAATCCGTTAGGACCTGCACAATATGACTATACTGAGAAATGGGCATACAGCTCCACGGGTGACTTTGCGGACACTCGTGATCAAAAATATATTGCTAAAAATGCATCATTATTGAACATGACCAATTCAGAGTTGTACATGACAGCTCGGCTCAGTCCTCTCTCCCTTAAATACTATGGCCTCTGCTTACAAGAGGGAAACTATGAAGTGAAGCTCCACTTTGCTGAAATAATGTTTACTGATGACCAAAATTATTCAAGCTTAGGACAACGTATATTTGATGTATCAATACAG GGAAAGAAGGTTTTGAGAGACTATAATATTGCAAAAGAAGCTAATGGAACTGGAAAGGAAAAAATTGAGGTCTTCAGTGATACCTATGTAGATGCAGATGGCACTTTGGAAATTCACTTCCAGTGGGCTGGGAAAGGGACACATTCCATACCATATAAAAGTGTTTATGGACCTCTTATATCAGCCATTTCTGTCACCCCAA AGCTTAGAGGCCTAGAGTTAGTTACTGGATACTTCAGTCATAAGCAAATCAAAGCTGCCACCAAAAACTTCGACATTGCAAACAAGATAGGCGAAGGAGGGTTTGGTCCTGTTTACAAG GGTGTGCTGCCAGATGGTACACTAATTGCTGTTAAACAGCTCTCTTCTAAGTCAAAGCAAGGGAATCGTGAATTTGTCAATGAGATAGGCATGATATCTGCATTACAGcacccaaatcttgtaaaactctaTGGATGTTGTATTGAAGGAAATCAACTATTGCTAATATATGAGTACATGGAAAACAACAGTCTTGCCAGTGCTCTGTTTG GTCCTAAACAAAATCAGCTGAGACTTGATTGGAAGACAAGGTGCAACATTTGCCTGGGTGTAGCAAGAGGCTTGGCATATCTCCATGAGGAATCAAGGTTAAAGATCGTTCACAGAGACATCAAAGCAACCAATATTCTgcttgataaaaattttaatgcaaAAATATCAGACTTTGGCTTGGCTAAACTTGACGAAGAAGAGAATACACATATCAGTACCAGAATAGCAGGAACAAG GGGATACATGGCTCCTGAATATGCATTGAGGGGTTATTTGACGGACAAAGCGGATGTGTATAGTTTTGGTGTGGTCTCGTTAGAAATTGTTAGTGGAATCTGCAACACACAttattgtcaaaagaaagaccTCATGTTTCTTCTTGACTGG GCTTATGTTCTCCAGGAGCAAGGAAACCTGCTTGAGCTTGTTGACCCAGTCCTGGGATCAGAGTACTCCAAGGAAGAGGCATTGCGGATTTTGAACTTGGCTCTTGCATGCACCAATCCATCGCCAACTCGAAGACCCATGATGTCCAATGTGGTGAGCATACTTGACGGCAGAACAGCGATGGATTTCCCAGCCATGGAACAGTCAGCCTCCAGTAGCCTGGATCTGAGATTGCGGGTGCCAGAGAACATCCCTTCCGATGGACAATCATCGATGGAAATCTTGATGGCCGAAGAGATTTCTAAAGAAGAGAGCAGTTTGCTCTCATCGGTAACCATGCCTCGTGTTACCACATAA